The genomic stretch tcctgaattattagataactaatacctttttatttatttcaaattaaagacggaatggttgaggaaaaaggtcatgcaaaaagacccaatcaaagctatccaagagacgatagcaggatttctccgcgagcaagtgatcaatccaaacggtgagtttcacttcaacggcaaagAAACTCTTATTCTaaacaatgatgatcatttgtatcggttttagacattgggagaaataactctatgtatatatgtgttacgaattttatacttataaaactatatatataaagttttttacatatttatttaatttttgatgtggcctattcattttattataggcaaaacttaattataaaactaagcctataattttcatttatatatgcttaatatacgtgtaatttatatatattattgtatcagcataaaatatatattgaaaaaccgattattattatataaaaacaataaacagaaccgaagaaatgAACTAAAAAAACCCCTTTAACACTGGTTGGTAGGATCCTGCAACGTGACAACTCTGGCCGCggacctttaacaccggctggtattaccaaccggtgttaaagggagaGGCTTTAGCTCTGGTTCTCCGAACCGGAACTAAAGGATGAGCCTTTAGTCCCGAAAGAACAGCATCGGTTCAGGACCGGGGCAACAGACCCTTGCCAACGCCAAGAACTCGCCTCTGCCACCGTCGTTGTCGTCGTCCGCAGGGATGAAAGCCAATGAGCCATGGAGATAGATATGGACGCATTGACCAGGACTGGCCGGAAGCGATAAGGAatcttttcatctatattttccccctctattttaaatattttttagtGTTATTACATGGAGTGAGTAAAAGCCTTGCAATTATCTATTATATGCTCATAGTTACGAAGAAATATTGTAGTTATCAACAACATTTCTAAGTATGCGGTAACCCTTTTTATCAATAATAATTCAGAAGCAACAAAATAATGTACAAAGATCTTCTTCATACTTGATCATGATTCTGTGCATAAATTAAATCGTTTATGACAGCCAAATAGACAAGCCACTGTACAAGCTATCTATTTAGCTATCTGTACGCGAGTTTTTAAGAACTTAGAGACAACATGTTGTCTGTGGGTTGTACATGCCCTAAGTTACAGGACGTGCTCTCTTTCACGATTTACCAGATTCATCCCGAAAACTTATGTCTTATCAAGGCATTAATGTACCATTAAGTGACAAGGTGGCCAACAACAAACTGGCCATCCCATGCAACAACAAGGATGCCCGGATCGAAGGGCAACAACATATCAGGGCGTTAATTAAATAGCATTATATTGCTACGAGCACGTCCTGGCTTCAGCATTCCTCTATCTTCACAAATAGTTTTCTAGTACCTCTAATCCATCATCTTGACTACAAAATGCAAGATGTATGTAGAGAGCTCTCTCTTATAGAGAACACATATTGAGACTATACACCAGTAAACCAATTAAGTAGTGGAACTACAAGCAGCTCGCACATGCGACCTAGCTCTTGTATCTAGGGAGGCATCCGAATGCCGATTTATAACGAGAAATAATGATAGTAAGTGGATCCAACTGTGGAGAGTTGACCGTTTTGAAGGTTAGCTGGATCCAATAGTCAAAAAACACTATCAGTCATCATAAAACCTGTCATGAAAATATCACATTAGGGTTGTGGCTTGACTAGGTAGGGACAgtggcagattttcaaatagggCCACTAGGGCCTTGGCCCTACTCGTGGACAAAAATCTCTGAGTACTCATCTTCATTTTTTTTGCTTTTAGTCGTCACTTCCTTGACCATCCTCTCTCATCCCTTGCTTGTTGTCGATTGTAGTGTGTTGCTTCTTCCTAGTTCCGTTACGTTCCCAATCCTAGCTCATAGCGTGCTTTAGGGCATCATGCCTAGCTTTGTTGTTGTTTCCTAGCTGAGCGCTCCCTTCTTAGTAGCTATTTGCAAAGACATAATCCTATCCTTCCAACCAAATGCAAGAATGGAGCCATTCCATCCCTACAACTAGGGATGAAATGATTCTGTTCTCCCACACTCTCTAAACAAACACACTCTAGATGGTTAAGCGCGAATGGATTTTTTTATCCACTTTCATGTTGTGGATTTAAGGTTGAAATTGAGATTTTCATCTCAACCTATTTATTTATAAGCTATTTTTGTTATCTATCGGTACTAGACTTAGTGCAGCTGATATCTTGATTCGACGCAGATGGTATGTATGCTTTGATAGTGGCTCTAAGCATCAAAATTGATGAGCTCTGCCATTGGATAGGGATATATCACTACCGGGTCGTAGCATGAGCCAACAATGATATCACCCATATAACTACTAGTTTGTGACTTGACCTGATAGTGATACATCACTGCGAGATGGTGATTTGAACCGATGGTGATATTTGCCTTCACTGCTGGGTGAATAgcttttcccaaaatttttagaTCCTAGTCCTATGGTCTGATAGTGATAAGCATTCACTGCCGACTATAGCACAACCAGAAGTGAAGATCTGACAGGAATTCCTTGTTCTGGCATAGTGCTTGTTGGTAGAAATCGATCACGAACACACAAGAATGATAGTGGCTAGCCTAAACAATTACGCTCAGACGAAATCAAATGCAAAGATGCACAAGAACATGTGGCAACTGGCACCAGGGCAACAGGGTGACAGTGCCCCTTTTCGCTCTCATTCCTGGCGAGTACACACACGGGTACAAAGTGTTTGAGGCTCACACCAAGACTTCTTACATCATGCAGCATATACCAGCTGCTAACCCACACAACCCACACACTGAATCAACCGCTAAACACAATACAGGACACTCCAAAACACACGTTTCAACAACTGCGCGGCGTGGACGCGGTGACCGTGCACTGCTGTTCCCGCTTAGCTTGGCACAATTCAAACTTGAACTCTCTCGCCCTCTCCACCTTGCCTTCGACTGAACTGTGTCTTGGGCATCAACACTGACAGGTTTACACTAACATTCTCCCCTTTAAACCTGTAGTGCCAAGGTCTCTGACACCTAGCAAGTGTCTCGTCACTACCAGTTTTCCCACCGGCAATGTCTTGGTCAAAGCATCAGCTTTCTGTTCATCAACGCTAACTCTCTTCACAATGATCTGACCCCTCTCCACACACTGTCTGATAAAATGATATTTGATATCAATGTGTTTACAACTTCCATGAAACACTGGATTTTTCATCCAAGCCTTTGCTGAATTGTTGTCAACAAAGAGAGTTACTGCACTTGCCTTTTCTTCAATGATTTCACTCATCAAGTTTCTCAGTCACAATGCCTGCCTTACTGCAACAGTGGCTGCTATGAACTTAACTTCACAAGATGACAGAGCTATGCTTCTAGGAACACCAGCTCACCAAGTTCTCACCCAAGTAGACGACCATTCCACCTGTACTTGTTCTCTCAACTTGATCAGCTCCATGATCACTGTTAGTGTAACCCACTAACACACCTAACCCACCACCTGGGACATAAATCAGCCCAAACTCTGTAGTACCCTTCAGGTATCTCATGGTCTGTTTAACTTCCCCAGCATGCATCACTGTCTGTTTATCCATAAACCTACTAGCTAGACCGACTGAATATGACAAATCATGTCTAGTATGTAACAAATACATGAGGCAACCAATCATTTTCCTGTATTCTGTTGCATCAACTAGCTTCCCTCCCTTGTCAATGTTCAATTTGTTTCTTGGTTCCATTGGAAAGTTGCTCGGATTGCATTCTGCCATTCCAAACTGTCCCAACACATGCGTTTTCCCGTGATCGAGAGTCTAAGACTAGTTAGATAGAGAGCTTCCCGTGATCCTGTCATGCGTTTTCCTAACACCGCATAAAATCAACGCCGCTCTAAATATTTTGATGGGCTATAGTGCAGTTTCTTCTCAACCATGATTAGAGCCTCGCCCACTGTGACATTTTCGTGTCGGTTGTTGTTACTTGTAAACATCAGCATTTTAGCCAGATAACGCGTCGCTGAAACCGCCTCGTCAGCTAGCTCTCAGCGTCAACTTAAACAATAATGCAACAACAATGGAAGCCAAATCTTGCACATCCACTGATAATATATGGATCGGAGGTACTAGCCAGCTAGACAATGTCTAGTAAGTAGACTAGCTGCTCCTAGCAAGAGACGTCTCACTGTTTTTGAGATTAATTAGCAAGAGAATTTTGATCGGCCGGATTGATCCTGAGGTTGGCATCATGCCAAGAGAGCCGTGGCAACGTGCCCACGGGCACGGCGGCCTTGGTCCACGCCACCGTTCCACATCGGGCCTGCGTCGCGGGCTGTTCCGGCCACGCGACGGCGAGGAGGATGGCGGGGAGAATCACCGAGATGATCGCGTCCGGGGAGGGCGGCTTGGCCACACCGCGGGCTCCCAGTTCCCCAGCGACATGGAGGGCCGTGTCCATGGGGGCTATCCTTCTCGCCGCTACTACGTTCCCGCCGCCGGTGACTCTTGTGTTCGTGGAAGCTATCCAGCTTCTACCCGGTACCTCACCGTCGGTGACTCGTCCCGGCCATCGATGGCATCGCGCGCAAGGTCATTCTTCTttctatatataaatataaccaAGCGCATGCACTCAAGTTTGGGGCAGCCAATcaagtatatatatgtatgtgcaGGGAGGAAGCTGATAGCTTAGAGCGTGAGCTTCACAGCATCGAGAGATCCATCGTGATCCCGATGTGCCTGAACCCCGAGGCCAGGGAGTTCTTCCCGGACAGGGACAGGGGCACCGCGCAGCGCCTCGACAGATACCTCGCTGCTGCGAAGCGGCTGCAGCGGCTGGACACGTCAGGAGACATCGATCAGCGCAAGAAGAGCCTCCTCAAGACGGTCATGTCCTGCCTCGCCGACGAGTTCTGCCACCTCAAGGTGTGGAGGCTGGACGACGCCACGGCGAGAGATCACTCGCCGGCCTCCATCTGGGATTCCGTCAGGCGCAGCCGCAGTGGTTCCCAGGATTCGCGTATGAGCTCCTCGTCCTCTTTGTCCTTCACCGGCAGCGGCGGCACAAGCGATGCTAGCTATGGCTCGTACCACAGGGGTTTTGGTGAAGAACCGTCGGTCCAAAGTCACAGCACGTTCGCAGCTGGAATGATTTATGTCGACCGTCGGTCATTGTCGATCCTCGGTGATATTGCGAGCGTCATGATTGGGAGCGGATATGAATATATTCTTCGAGCAGCTTTTGATCGACACTGCGCCCAACTTGCAAGGTAATTAATGTGATCTCACTCCAGTTTAATTTGATATTTTTTGCAACCTcaactaattaatatttctaccTACTTGGAAAGCTGAAGTAAGGGgattaggctagtctcaatgaaaattttatctaagtttcattcacattaaataggttgTCACATATAGGTATTTTGTATGACATGACACTGTATTTatgaaaagagagaagaaatgggtttcatctagatgaaactctcttaACACGATTACCAACTCTTTATGAGTCTTGAAATTAAATGCTTATGAAACCATAGAAcgaaactctccattgagagtgGGTGTTTCATCCAAGCTTCATTTCATTTCACATGACATGGCAATCTTAGAAACAACGCTATGAAACTctgcactgagactggccttaaggCCTCTGTTCGGTTGTGTAGGAACCATATCTCCGAGTTAGAATGGTTAGCTAATTTGTATATATAGACTTGATCAAGATGGAATGATTCCTATGCCCATTCCAAGATAACCGAACGAGGGTTCCTGTCAGGATGAGACAAAATAGTATATCTTTCTAAAGAAAATTTTCATGTGCAGCAGTTGCACTTTCAAGAAGAGCGATTGGTCGTGCGTGGAGTAGAAGCAAACATGGCAGAGTTGTTTGGAGGGTGCAGTGAGTACTTAGTTTGGAGAAGGAAAGGAAGAACTAATGACGAGGAAGGTTGGGAGAATTCCAAGTTAACATGGGAGCAAACAATTTACTACCGAAAGGCAGTTTGTTTGTCTCGTAGATGATATATAGATAAGGCCATGTTAGTCGTAATCAGGTTCCTTGAGACAAGCCATGACGAATTTGATATATAGATAATACCATGTTAGTCTGATACTGACAATTAACCTTGTTTTCACCTATATCCAACAGGTACATTGAAATACTTGACATTGACAACATTTTTGGATATCAAATGGGAGAGTCAAGACAAATTCTACTGAGAGTCTGGACATCCGCAGTGCACATTATCATTAGTTTTCTGATGGAGATGCAAAGACAATTGGATGCACATGATTTTGGTTCCTTCGATAAAATCAAACAGGAATATTTCTTGGCAATTGCAAAGGTAACTGTCATGAAGTTGCTTGACTCAGCTAATTCTATCAGTTTTCAGGTGGATCCACCAACTGACCAGTCATGCAAGAACAGTTATGGGGCAGCTAAACGTAACCTATCCAAAATGGTAGATGTGGTGATGGTGTACCAAGCACTGGATCATGGTTTGCCAACAATCTTATCACTGCTTTCGGGGAAAACTAAGGAGCTCGTTGTTGCAGAGGGTGAAGAACTTATCAAGAGATTGTCAGATGTGTTTGCCAAATTATCTGATGAACTAAACAATACTGTAAGATCACAATATTTGTTCATCACTGATACTGGTGTCCATCGTTTTACGAAGCATGTCATGGATCACATACGATTGCTAGTTCAACATAAGAGGATAATCTATCCAATGCTAGAGGGTGGTCTAGAATCATTTGGTGAACTGGTGACACGGCTGATCTGGTCTTTGGAGTTCATGTTGAACGTGAATTCCAGGAGTTTGCAACTACAAGGGCAGGAGCAAATATTCCTCTTAAACAATGTCCAGTTCATGCTCGAGGCAGCCGAGAAGAATACAGAGTTGGTACTGATTCTAGGAGAAAGCTGGTTCTTACGGTGCCATGACCAAATCGACCAGTTCATAGCAGGCTATGTGGACGTGTGTTGGACACCGGTTATGTCCTCACTTGAGAGGAAAACCCGGTTCTCGTTAATATTGTGGCCTCATCAGTTGTTATGCAAGTTCACTTTAGCTTTTGAGGTGACTTGCAGTGCGCACAAGAATTGGAAAGTTGCTGATCCACTGATGCGGCACAAGTTGCGCGAAGCAATCTCTCACAAGGTTCTCCCATCATTGTACCGAATGCATGCTGTGGAGTGTGACTCAGAGAAGATGAACAAGTCTGCGAGGTACAGCATCGAGCAAGTAGAGTCTCAGCTGCTGGAATTATTTGAGGGGTGAAGCAATTGACAATGCTTAATTAAGGAATTTTGGATGCTGATGCATGTTCGAATGTTTGGTCTTTCGGTTTTATTTAGTTTGATCCAGAGATAAATTATGTACATAAATAGGTAAAGTTGGTTAGGTAGCAAAATCACATGGTAAGACCATAAACTGGACATGCATGAATATTACATCGATCGCTACACATGAATAAATCTACTATACTCTGATGAAACAAATAGAGAATTAGACATGAGCAATAATTAATGTAGACATGCAGGAACCGAATCTACAAATGAACATATCTACTATGCTTGATAATAACAAATACAAATGAGGATTAAACACAAGCAATCCAGACATGCATCAAACGAATCGGCATATCAACAAATCTGCTATGCTCAATAACAGGAACAATACCGGCCACCACCATGTCCTATGCTCATGACGGCCATGATCCTAAGCAGCGGCACCGCGGTTTCCTCTCCCGTACCCATTCCCTTCTCGCTTGGGCATTAGGACAAGGCTAGGGTTTTTGAATCTGCATTCTAAGCTATTAGCAGTAGGATCTATTCGATTTTGGTGACCAACATCTTTTATGGACCTCCGCATAATATGGAACATGCAAAACTAGCTAGACAATCTCTCGCGTACTACCCTTTCCCTCACCGAACCGCACCCACCCACATGGTGGTGGTGGCCTACTCTTGTGGCATAGTCAGGATGATGTCATTGTTTTTATGCACGAAATCATGAGGCCTCAACGGAATTGCACGGGTGGTCTTGTCCACTTATAGAGGGGGTAGATCTAGGCAATCTTAGTGGCGGCACTATCGCTAATGTGCAACAATCTAGAGTCTTTGACAGCATACCTAGTATCTAGCTTGTTGGCTTTTTTATCAGGTTCATTGTGCCCAGTCTCTAGTAGGGTTCCTAGTCGATTAAGTCGGGTCGGGTTGAGCTACTCTTGATCTTGTCTCTAGGGAGCTGTGCAATGACCTAAATATGTAGAGCACTTTCTAAAGGTGACATCTCAAATTAGGATACCTCTAAATCTAAATAGGAAAATATTAAATATCCCCATTGTTGCTATTGTTTTAGAAAGTACCCCCTCAGTCATGTGGTTGTCTTAGCTTTTGCTTGCCTCCATATGTTGGTTGAGGCTAGGCCTTGTGCCACGTCCAGGATCATTATGTCTAGGAGTGGGGATTCAGAACAAATCGAGAATTCAATTCGAGTAAATTGGTTTTGGTAACAAATTAGTCTTTGCGGATAAGAGAGAAATCGAGGACCGACAATATGGTTACCCCCAAGCATTGGCCATGCATGGTCTTCATTTCCAACCATCAATAATTGAAAAACAATGCCCGTCGTCATTATTTTGCTCGCGAGAGCCTCTCTCTAGCGACACATCACGTCACACCTACAAACTATTGAGGCCAGAGGATGCACGAGCAATAATGCCAAAGAACAGTGTCGAGTTGGAGTAGAAGGCATAGAGGCCAAATGCACAACATAGGACCTACACAAATATCTCGACTAGGATTAAACCTCCGATAGACACCTTCTATACCCATTGACCACAATGGTATATGAATCTAGATCTACAGTCATGGGGTGGTTCAGCTCATAGGTCATCGGACGTACAAGGTTCGTGGTGCAGCATGGTGGCTAGCTACCTATCGGTGATTTGTAAACCAATGAGCGAATCTATGTGTGTCATGCTACTCTAGGGAGACAATGGGAGTACTCAAACACACAAGGAGTTATACTAGTTTAGGCCAGAGCCCTAAATCCAGTCTTAGAAATGGTTGCGAGTTCGTGTTCCTCGATCGATTCAAGTGCTTTGAAGTCTTATAGGTCCCGAGACCACCATCATACAATCCAAATAAGCAAACCAACATCAACAAGAGATCAACCAATGATACCTAGAAAGTCGACTCAAGATGGAGTCCAGGCTCTACGTCTAGAGAGGGAGGCCCACCTAACATGAGAGTGGGTTGGCCGGCCCTATGGTGAGGTCGGCTAGCCTTCCTAGGTGGTCTCTCGCCCTCCACCACCTCATGCACCTTTCTAAGATCTTTACCCTCTATTTTAAGGCGGTTTTGAGTTGATTTATCCAACAGTGATCGAGGGGATTGACGCAGATCAATGATGTGGCACTAGCTAGCCCCATACTTCATTTCTCCCTATAAAAGGACCCCTACCTCCTCCAAAGGGCAAtcacaatcaagagaagaatagTTCTCCACATTAGGATCTATTATTTGTAAATAGTAAATAGAAAATAGTGAGATAGAGAATGAGGGAAGAGTTTGGAGGAAGTGTCGACCTGTCGATGCTCTCTCTATAGATTTTGCATTGGTGGATCCAAGTTCTACCTAAGTTTGCATTTGAGACATCTCTGGTAATTGATTTTTTATTCAAGTAAGTATCATGATTATATTGTTCATCAGGATCACAACTCGTTTGAGTGCTTTATTCCTTTCCTAGTAGGAGTAAAGTAGTAATCAGTATAAGCATGGTGCTCAGACTCTGATTACTTGTAGATGCACCCTGCATTTTTTGATTGGTGGTAGATCATGGGAGTGACAGCcttgttgagtcctttgtagtTCATCTCCCGTCTGTAGGCCAAGTAGGACtcagtgaaagcccaagtttagttttggtaattaataacaccaagttgctaatactCTTGTGTTAAAGTGATTTGACTTAGACATAGCAATACATGTGATGAAAGAGAAATGTGACATGGAGTGGTGACCACatgatcataaagagatgaagcatgaagtggagatcatggtgatcgaGCATTGGTGATGaacaaggagtaaagtgatcaaggcaaaggtataatcatagggttttgcttttgctagtctaagatgagtagagaagtgattgaccagaTCTCTCAGTTCAAGTGCTACTAgatctacatcttgagcatatgcattaggatctagtaaagtgctaacctaactcctttgaagaaaatatttgtGGAATGCTAACATACATGCACAATGGTGGTgtacacatggtggtgttggcatatttgcaaaggaggtgaagtttgaagggtagagaggagTATTCGATGCTTTTAGGAAAATAAAATGCCTATTTCTATTGTGCCAAATGCCGAGTTGAAGAGGAGATAAAGTCACGcgactgagaaacactcattgGACGCTGGGTCAGACAACGCCGTAGGAGGATAGATTTCTTCTATGCACCGGAGCGTCTGATGCTTCAGCGTTGGAGCGTCCGGTACTTGCACTGTAGCAGTGTTGTTTCGATATTGTGTGCATCGAACGCTGGCGTGCATCCGATGCCACACCATCGGATGTGTCCGACGTGTCCTGAGAGTTTCTCAAACTCTTTGAGTAGCGTCTGGTGTAAGGTGGCACGTACGACGCATTCTCCAAAAGTTCTTTAACGCTTATGTGGCCATTGGCAATCAACAGGTCACATTTAACTGAGGACACATGGTAGCGATCTAACATGCATGTCAGGCAAGCGTCAGATGCTGGGCCACGTCCGACGAGTAAGGGTCGGAGCGTCCGACACCCCCGATTCTACACCTAATGGCTAGCCCCCAAGGGTAacgttataaatagaaggtggccatgTTTGGGGGTTCTCTCTTGTACAtctgaatacttgaggcatactttgagctagagaacatccCCTCCACTAATATCCTTGTTtgtttgctcatcctagtgagatttagTGAGATTCCaatgcattgcattgagagttgcatctagtgtcacttgatccttgagtttgctacagatttcttgttactcttagaaACACCCTAGATGGCTTCGAGCAGtggaggtgttgagctcatgattggagattgtttcaaaCCTCACAAAGTGATttatgaggggttcttgagccttccctgtgggagatcgcaattgcctactctagtggattgctcatggcttggaggatccccatcttgtgagttgaTGTGTGACACCCACTGAGGCTTTGGCtatggattgccaattagctcatgatccatcaagtgggtgtattgcCACAACAAGGACTAGCTTgctgggaagcaagtgaacctcgataaaatcgtgtgtcatctcttgccgaggattttaTCTTGTGGATGCAATTATGATTGATTCTTAGTTATATCTCTACTTTTCAACGTCAGTATAAGAATCATCActtactcctttacttacttgcttagcttgcttagttatGTAGGTGTTGTCTTGCTTTGTTGTTGTggcttagtgtttagccttatacttgacttgtgtaggtggcttgcatagcttagttgtgctagtgctagattagCTTTGCCATTTGTTTTATTAACATACTTGTTtagttgagtttgtagaattttaaataggcaaTTCACCCCCTACCTCTAGCCATTTGAACCTTAAACTCAGTTACTACAGAATAGCATACTTTGTTTGTGCTTTACTTAGTAATGTCTCCAGGTGTACACAACTTACCTAagttagaaagaaagaaccttatTAGTCCTCTCTTCGCTCATATTTATCCTTAGCCTTGTTGCTATCCTTAGTTAATCTAAATTGTAGTTAATCTCATATGTtttcctgtggatacgatactTAGGATACTTGATATCTTTGCATTTGCAGATCGTTTTCTACATGCTCACAGGTGTCAACATTCATGCTACGCCACCACATTGGACAGGCCACCACCGCCATGTTGCACCTTGCCAAGTGGGCCGCCACTATGTCATGCCTCTAGTCAGGAGGGCAAACGTCATTGTGAAGACGCGAAGAAACAGTGAGAGAGAACAGAAAAAATAAGGATAGATTTATTTTAGCATTGACATATAGAGGACATGTATAAAGGGGTAAAGTTTTCTTGATCTCTTTTTGAGGGGGGCTCTCAGGAGTTGTGGCATGTTTTTCTTCTCTTATTTCATATGGAACACAATGAGTTAAAATGAAAAAGGAATTGAAGAATATTCGACAGTTTGCTCAAAAAGAGGATGAAATCCATCCTACTAAAAAAGAAATAATCCAAAATAGAAATGACTTTTAAAAATTAAattctttatttttattttattccaCAATTATCCTAAAAATCCTATTCTATTTTTCAATTCTACTAAAACAAATATTCCCCATATACTCCAATTCTTCCATTACTAGATTTgaaggaaaataaaaaatataccaTAGAACTCTTAAATCATGTAGATTTTATAGTAATCTAAGGTGATCttatctaaatataaataaacatGAATTAAGTAAGCAAGCCTTTTGCTCATGGCCTACCTTTGCCTCTTTGCCTCTCTCAAAGTAGGCACACTTGCTAGCCGCCTCGCCGGTAACGCCACAACTAGCCCTCGCCCTCGCTTTCACTCTCATCCTTAACTCGGAGCCTAGTGTTGCTATTTGCAAGCTACCTAACATGCTTCATGTTATTCCCCTCTTGTTCATGGAAATCGACATCTTCCCAGCTACCCTGGCCGAGAAACAAAGGTAGTAATCCTCTCCATCCTCCCTTGCTCTCCTCGACCTCTGACGCAcccttgaaagccctagtttggttttgataaTTCATGAAACCTAGGGACTAATCATTTGCTGAGTGCGtagacatgaaatgataagtcccATGCTAAGTGTTGGAGCCTATAGGATCATAGTGATAGTGGTAATGACCACAAGgttatcaagtgctcaacttagaaagaaggaagagaaaaacaaaaccctatagagatcaaggcaaaggtattgcttagggttttggtttttgtgatcgagacaccatagagggtgtgatcatatttaggatagatagtcgtactataaagaggagagTTTTTTAGCTAAGCAGTCTATCGAGTGACACAAGGTGACATTGTTATTGTGCATGTATTTAGaatctagtgagctaacttaactcctttgaagaaaataattacgaaaatgctaacacacatgcatacGATGATATATACATGGTGGTgctggcacatttgcaaagaagGTGAAGTTTGAGggatagagaggggtttgggatcCTCTCTCCCTCTACCGAGCTTACGAGGCGAGATTCAATGTTTTTGCAAAAATGAAATGCGTATTTTCCACTGCGCTAGAGGTGGATTTGAAAAGGTggtgaagtcacgggagtgtttcaaCAGATGCTGGCGTCGGGCACACCAAACACTAAGGCAGCGTCCGGTCAATGTTAGTGGCACGGTGCTCGCACTCTATTtcactagggttgagcaccgaacgctggcGCGACCTGATTGGCACGTTAGGTCACCTTATGGAGTTGAGCAGACACAGACGACCAGATGCTGGATGAACAATATTCATTGTACGGTCGTAATGACATGGCTTTGCGTGTGTGGCACTAAGGGAGGATCAGGCGTTGGGCTATGTCTAGTCACCAGGCATCGGACGTGTTCGGTCATGGTTTTCACATTTTGGAACCTCTCTGAATAGCGATCG from Sorghum bicolor cultivar BTx623 chromosome 3, Sorghum_bicolor_NCBIv3, whole genome shotgun sequence encodes the following:
- the LOC8075314 gene encoding uncharacterized protein LOC8075314, producing MPREPWQRAHGHGGLGPRHRSTSGLRRGLFRPRDGEEDGGENHRDDRVRGGRLGHTAGSQFPSDMEGRVHGGYPSRRYYVPAAGDSCVRGSYPASTRYLTVGDSSRPSMASRAREEADSLERELHSIERSIVIPMCLNPEAREFFPDRDRGTAQRLDRYLAAAKRLQRLDTSGDIDQRKKSLLKTVMSCLADEFCHLKVWRLDDATARDHSPASIWDSVRRSRSGSQDSRMSSSSSLSFTGSGGTSDASYGSYHRGFGEEPSVQSHSTFAAGMIYVDRRSLSILGDIASVMIGSGYEYILRAAFDRHCAQLARYIEILDIDNIFGYQMGESRQILLRVWTSAVHIIISFLMEMQRQLDAHDFGSFDKIKQEYFLAIAKVTVMKLLDSANSISFQVDPPTDQSCKNSYGAAKRNLSKMVDVVMVYQALDHGLPTILSLLSGKTKELVVAEGEELIKRLSDVFAKLSDELNNTVRSQYLFITDTGVHRFTKHVMDHIRLLVQHKRIIYPMLEGGLESFGELVTRLIWSLEFMLNVNSRSLQLQGQEQIFLLNNVQFMLEAAEKNTELVLILGESWFLRCHDQIDQFIAGYVDVCWTPVMSSLERKTRFSLILWPHQLLCKFTLAFEVTCSAHKNWKVADPLMRHKLREAISHKVLPSLYRMHAVECDSEKMNKSARYSIEQVESQLLELFEG